From Marivirga harenae, one genomic window encodes:
- a CDS encoding SpoIIE family protein phosphatase codes for MKFKVYHIALFFIAFCLHLQTNAQLERIEKFEIDDFLGEKAFKSATQSDGLLIYFNTSAGILSYDGHEFRSVRGLNNEVDINQIYYFNNSLFISSKKSLSQYFPKNDSISTISDINVNQFDEIGNQLWMITDRELYVWENNKLKKIYQAENSEQFTCLEVKNSTTLIGHSEGLTVLNKGKKVKTFASYLKPSKFIDGDSSIHILSGNAILELVGDRVVRSLANNTEILDFYVDDFGKTWFIDEQSILKVNDLIKSKPQFVAKNKPVKGNSIFNDKEGNLWILGNSQLVKLTQKNPFSKIPEDNARKVFVGSNGNLILKTDEIIMYNFITENQTVKIPKSSTPLSEYYAFDDEDNWIITINETIYSLSKKEGKLTSILNQSQYAPLKKVKEGQYIAKNRAGTLFLVNDEFIPTKKLAGSNSSHKITFSNQKIYTYSSPNSITVLDSIGEIELRTDFADSIKLANVVPAKDGYWYFGTNKIFWMNADGQANLVDIDQSENLENIYIMNVFDDMENNLWVSSKNTLFRFPIAEKSNKTILQKPEKYDKNDFIFSSYFKDAVRDNTGRIWFLNENGISLYNPLKEIPNLVPPSVEITKSIAYQLDDFNNPTDTVFLTDNNQKISNNSIVVIEPKVINHFDNSNSSISYKNVSINQSERIIGSDEKIILTDLSDGLNAIAIKGYNSSGVESINEEKINIYVTPPIWKRNWFYASTALSLLFLGFIGYRTVISIKNSRARELEDELHKGLEDLEKKSHLQVLKAERLKQLNDLITSQKSELEKKNKQIESQKYELSLTNQQIKKQKDLLEETSSKLTSSINYAKRIQNALMSTEVEIKKAIDESFVYFLPRDVVSGDFFWFNKAENEKGEELWILAAVDCTGHGVPGAIVSVVGMNLLNNITKLKKVYDPGQILTEMNQDIISDLRQDETQVNDGMDMTIVTYNTVSKQLYFAGAKNPLMYVEDGELIRIKGDKHAIGGQQRGDDRIFITHTLDLTDGKKRTFYLFSDGFQDQFGGEKGFKYLVGNFKKLLLSIHQKNVLEQKTILHEEIEDWKDGYAQTDDILVIGFKI; via the coding sequence TTGAAATTTAAAGTATATCATATAGCCCTTTTTTTTATTGCATTTTGCTTGCACCTGCAAACTAATGCACAACTAGAAAGAATAGAAAAATTTGAAATTGATGATTTTCTAGGTGAAAAAGCATTTAAATCTGCTACTCAAAGTGACGGACTTCTTATCTACTTTAACACTTCTGCTGGAATCCTTAGTTATGATGGACACGAATTCAGAAGCGTAAGAGGTTTAAATAATGAGGTTGATATAAACCAGATTTATTATTTTAATAATTCATTATTTATTTCTTCAAAAAAATCATTAAGCCAATATTTTCCTAAGAATGATTCGATTTCTACTATTTCTGACATAAATGTGAACCAGTTTGATGAAATCGGCAATCAATTATGGATGATCACTGATCGAGAATTGTATGTGTGGGAAAATAATAAGTTAAAAAAAATATATCAGGCTGAAAATTCAGAACAATTTACGTGCTTAGAAGTGAAAAATAGCACCACACTAATTGGTCATTCGGAAGGACTCACGGTATTAAATAAAGGAAAAAAGGTAAAGACATTTGCCAGTTACTTAAAGCCCTCTAAATTTATTGATGGAGACTCATCAATACATATTTTGAGCGGAAATGCCATTCTAGAACTTGTCGGTGACCGTGTGGTCAGAAGTTTAGCAAATAACACTGAGATTCTAGATTTTTATGTTGATGACTTTGGCAAAACGTGGTTTATAGATGAGCAATCTATTTTAAAAGTGAATGATTTAATAAAATCGAAGCCACAATTTGTAGCAAAAAATAAACCGGTAAAAGGAAATAGTATATTTAATGATAAAGAAGGCAATTTATGGATTTTAGGTAACAGCCAGCTTGTTAAACTGACTCAAAAAAACCCCTTCTCAAAGATACCGGAAGATAACGCTAGGAAGGTTTTTGTTGGAAGCAATGGTAACTTAATCCTAAAAACAGATGAGATTATTATGTATAATTTCATTACTGAAAACCAAACAGTTAAAATACCCAAATCATCTACTCCTTTAAGTGAATATTATGCATTTGATGATGAGGATAACTGGATTATTACCATTAATGAAACAATATATTCTCTAAGTAAAAAAGAAGGAAAACTAACTTCCATTTTAAACCAAAGCCAGTACGCCCCTTTAAAAAAGGTGAAGGAGGGACAATACATTGCTAAAAATAGAGCAGGAACTTTATTCTTAGTAAATGACGAATTCATTCCTACCAAAAAACTAGCCGGATCTAATTCTTCTCATAAAATCACCTTTTCTAATCAAAAAATATATACTTATTCAAGCCCAAACTCAATTACAGTATTAGATAGCATCGGTGAGATTGAACTTAGAACAGACTTTGCAGACAGTATTAAGTTAGCAAATGTTGTCCCAGCCAAAGATGGATATTGGTATTTTGGGACAAATAAGATTTTTTGGATGAATGCGGACGGGCAAGCTAATTTAGTTGATATTGATCAATCAGAGAACCTCGAAAATATTTATATCATGAATGTATTTGATGATATGGAAAATAATTTGTGGGTATCATCCAAAAACACTCTGTTCAGATTTCCTATAGCAGAAAAAAGTAATAAAACTATCCTTCAGAAACCAGAAAAGTATGATAAAAATGATTTTATATTTTCATCATATTTTAAAGATGCTGTCCGTGACAACACAGGTCGTATTTGGTTCCTCAATGAGAACGGTATTTCTCTATATAATCCGCTAAAGGAAATCCCAAATTTGGTCCCGCCAAGCGTGGAAATCACAAAATCAATTGCTTATCAATTAGATGATTTCAACAACCCTACTGATACAGTTTTTCTCACAGACAATAACCAGAAAATAAGTAATAATTCAATTGTTGTCATTGAACCAAAAGTGATCAACCATTTTGACAATTCAAACTCTTCAATTAGTTACAAAAATGTAAGTATTAATCAAAGCGAAAGAATAATTGGATCAGACGAAAAAATTATCCTAACGGATTTATCTGATGGTTTAAATGCTATCGCTATTAAAGGCTATAATAGCAGTGGAGTTGAAAGTATAAACGAAGAGAAAATTAACATTTATGTGACCCCACCGATTTGGAAGAGAAATTGGTTCTATGCTTCAACTGCCTTATCACTTCTATTTTTAGGCTTTATAGGATATAGAACCGTGATAAGTATCAAGAATAGCAGGGCAAGAGAGCTGGAAGATGAATTACACAAAGGATTAGAAGATTTGGAAAAAAAATCACATCTCCAAGTACTAAAAGCTGAAAGACTTAAGCAATTAAATGATCTCATAACTTCTCAAAAGAGTGAATTAGAGAAAAAGAATAAACAAATTGAATCGCAGAAATATGAGTTATCTCTAACCAATCAACAAATTAAAAAACAGAAAGATTTACTTGAAGAAACAAGTAGTAAACTAACATCCAGTATAAATTATGCGAAAAGGATTCAAAATGCTTTAATGAGCACTGAGGTTGAGATCAAGAAAGCTATTGATGAAAGCTTTGTATATTTCCTTCCCAGAGATGTTGTTAGCGGAGACTTTTTTTGGTTTAATAAAGCAGAGAATGAAAAAGGAGAAGAACTCTGGATTTTGGCAGCAGTTGACTGTACAGGACATGGGGTTCCTGGGGCTATTGTTAGTGTAGTTGGTATGAACCTACTGAACAACATCACAAAGTTAAAAAAAGTATATGATCCTGGTCAAATACTAACGGAAATGAATCAAGACATCATTTCAGATTTAAGACAAGATGAAACCCAGGTCAATGATGGGATGGATATGACCATCGTAACATACAATACGGTAAGTAAGCAATTATATTTTGCTGGTGCGAAAAACCCATTGATGTATGTTGAAGACGGGGAATTAATTAGGATTAAAGGAGACAAACATGCAATTGGGGGGCAACAGCGCGGTGATGACCGAATTTTCATTACTCATACACTGGATTTAACTGACGGGAAGAAAAGAACATTCTACCTTTTCTCTGATGGTTTTCAAGACCAGTTTGGTGGTGAAAAAGGATTTAAATATTTAGTAGGTAACTTCAAAAAACTCTTATTATCTATTCATCAAAAAAATGTACTGGAACAAAAAACCATTTTACATGAGGAAATTGAAGACTGGAAAGATGGATACGCTCAAACTGATGATATTCTGGTAATAGGATTTAAAATATGA
- a CDS encoding nSTAND1 domain-containing NTPase, with protein MQENNISNRENKVNPFPGLRPFGIEESYLYFGREGQSDEVLSILEKNRFVNILGSSGTGKSSLMFSGVIPTLHGGFISKAGSEWEIITAKPGLNPIKNLALGFKKHIESKSQDDPTDFSHQLINEYLFEAVLNKSTKGLSDLFKLNKYLKGKNLLLYLDQFEEIFRFRKLGETKHINESLAYVNLILEAIRQSEVPIYIALSMRSDFLGDCEQFPELTNKINDSHYLIPQMTREQKKLVITGPVAVGNAKISNRLVQRLLNDMGDRFDQLPVLQHALMRTWDYWIDSKKDDDQIDFIHYEAIGGVNEALSRHADEAFYELNEEEKEICEKLFKTITEKRSDNDGIRRPTPLKEISKIVDEEEHILIKIIDKFRIEGRALLTPREEYELHSDSVIDISHEALMRVWYRLKNWVQEESQSAQIYLRLSEAANKFQQGSGGLWRPPDLQLAIEWRNSTKPTLKWALQYENNFEAVILFLEKSEESYKKELETKELLQKRRLRRSKVIATILGTAAVLSIIFLVYAFNQSRIAERQREIAESKSQEAQRESDRAKESELIAQRQKIEANKSSIRANAEREKAEYSFLLVQEARDVEKKAREELAIKATEEEKARKDAQEKSKQLELTNLQLEDEKNNSRQYSMRAIASSLSVKSLQQEDDELKGLLALLGFRFNINNEGYENNNDIYNGLFYAVKNYDPEYYNAFKSKSTDVRSLQFVKNKYLYTTSASGRINAWEVENKTANRSIVIFDEEGVFVKKIYVDEENQILVALTDSHDFYVIDVADRIREIQKYSLPNSYAYDVSFIEGTTDFYLSASDNFIYKFTNNSLEPYLNTKSRIYDIELISENILATGNTDGKIELWDMNSKKSRAIIREANDKYIHSLSFSNNILATGDNSGQVNLFYLDDKYNVQNSITLRGSDGEIMTDIQFNMKENQIIAASTKGTIRIWNLIDPDEFPMIINEPGSWVNAIALMDQAHIFAGCKDQVFRLYPIKSEILAETLKNKINRDITPEEWDRYIGDDLDYSPIFEQSKFIDQSR; from the coding sequence GTGCAAGAGAACAACATTAGTAATAGGGAAAATAAAGTCAATCCATTTCCGGGGCTTAGGCCTTTTGGTATAGAGGAGAGCTATCTTTATTTTGGTCGTGAAGGTCAAAGTGATGAGGTGCTGTCTATTCTCGAAAAAAATCGCTTTGTCAATATTCTTGGATCATCGGGTACAGGTAAATCGTCCTTGATGTTTTCAGGCGTAATCCCAACTCTACATGGAGGATTTATTTCAAAGGCAGGCAGTGAATGGGAAATTATCACCGCTAAACCTGGATTGAATCCAATAAAAAACCTCGCTTTAGGTTTTAAGAAACATATAGAAAGTAAAAGCCAAGATGATCCCACTGATTTTTCTCATCAATTAATTAATGAATATTTATTTGAAGCTGTACTAAACAAAAGCACCAAAGGATTAAGTGATCTATTTAAGTTAAATAAATACTTAAAAGGTAAAAACTTATTACTGTACTTAGATCAATTTGAAGAAATTTTTAGGTTCAGAAAATTGGGAGAAACGAAACACATCAATGAATCCCTAGCATATGTAAACTTAATATTAGAGGCTATTAGACAAAGTGAAGTCCCTATTTACATAGCTCTCTCCATGAGATCCGACTTCTTGGGTGATTGTGAACAATTCCCTGAACTCACAAATAAAATTAATGACAGTCACTATTTGATCCCTCAAATGACTAGGGAGCAAAAGAAGCTTGTGATTACAGGACCCGTTGCAGTAGGTAATGCTAAAATATCTAATCGATTGGTTCAAAGGTTGCTTAATGACATGGGTGACCGATTTGATCAATTACCGGTTTTGCAACATGCCTTGATGCGGACGTGGGATTATTGGATAGACAGCAAAAAAGACGATGATCAAATAGATTTCATTCATTATGAAGCAATAGGTGGAGTAAATGAGGCATTATCACGTCATGCTGATGAAGCATTCTATGAGTTAAATGAAGAAGAGAAAGAAATATGTGAAAAGCTATTCAAGACTATAACCGAGAAGAGAAGCGATAACGATGGAATTAGAAGGCCAACACCACTCAAGGAAATCTCCAAAATAGTTGATGAGGAAGAACATATTCTAATCAAAATAATTGATAAATTCCGCATTGAGGGCAGAGCCTTATTAACCCCAAGAGAGGAATATGAGTTGCATAGCGATTCAGTAATCGATATTAGCCACGAAGCATTAATGCGTGTCTGGTATAGACTTAAAAACTGGGTACAAGAAGAGTCGCAATCTGCACAAATATATTTGAGGCTTTCAGAAGCTGCCAACAAATTTCAGCAAGGAAGTGGTGGATTATGGAGACCACCTGATTTACAATTGGCAATAGAGTGGAGAAATAGTACAAAGCCCACCTTAAAATGGGCACTTCAATACGAAAACAATTTTGAGGCAGTTATTCTTTTCCTTGAAAAAAGTGAAGAGTCGTATAAAAAAGAATTAGAAACAAAAGAGCTCCTTCAAAAAAGAAGACTTAGGCGCTCCAAAGTGATTGCGACAATTTTGGGTACCGCTGCGGTGCTATCCATAATTTTCTTGGTCTACGCCTTTAATCAAAGTAGGATTGCTGAGAGGCAACGGGAAATTGCAGAATCTAAATCGCAGGAAGCCCAAAGAGAGTCAGATCGAGCAAAAGAGAGTGAGTTAATTGCACAAAGACAAAAAATTGAAGCTAATAAATCCAGTATTAGAGCTAATGCTGAGAGGGAAAAGGCAGAGTATAGTTTCTTGTTAGTACAAGAGGCACGAGATGTCGAAAAGAAAGCAAGAGAGGAATTGGCTATTAAGGCAACTGAGGAAGAAAAAGCTAGAAAGGACGCACAAGAAAAATCAAAACAATTAGAATTAACTAACCTTCAATTAGAAGACGAAAAGAATAATTCCAGACAATACAGCATGAGGGCCATTGCCTCATCTTTAAGCGTTAAATCGTTGCAACAGGAAGATGATGAGCTCAAAGGACTTTTGGCACTCCTTGGTTTTAGATTCAATATAAACAACGAGGGCTACGAAAATAATAATGATATATATAATGGATTGTTCTATGCAGTGAAAAATTATGACCCAGAATATTATAATGCGTTTAAAAGCAAATCGACTGACGTCAGGTCATTACAATTTGTAAAAAATAAGTACTTATACACTACTAGTGCTTCTGGGAGAATTAACGCTTGGGAAGTTGAAAACAAAACTGCAAACAGAAGTATTGTGATTTTTGATGAAGAAGGAGTTTTTGTGAAGAAAATTTACGTAGATGAGGAAAATCAAATCCTAGTCGCTCTAACGGACAGCCATGACTTTTACGTAATTGATGTTGCCGACAGAATTAGGGAAATACAAAAATATTCTTTGCCCAATAGTTATGCTTATGACGTAAGTTTCATTGAAGGAACTACTGATTTTTATTTATCTGCCTCCGACAACTTCATCTATAAATTTACAAACAATAGTTTAGAGCCCTACCTCAATACCAAGAGTAGAATCTATGATATTGAATTGATAAGCGAAAACATATTGGCTACGGGAAACACTGACGGTAAAATTGAACTTTGGGATATGAATTCTAAAAAAAGTAGAGCCATAATCAGAGAAGCTAATGATAAATATATTCATTCTCTTTCATTCTCTAATAATATCTTGGCAACTGGTGATAACTCTGGTCAGGTAAATTTATTCTACCTGGATGACAAGTATAACGTTCAAAATTCCATAACCCTAAGAGGAAGTGATGGGGAAATTATGACTGACATCCAGTTTAATATGAAGGAAAACCAAATTATCGCTGCAAGTACTAAGGGAACCATCAGAATCTGGAATTTAATTGATCCGGATGAATTTCCAATGATTATAAATGAGCCAGGTTCATGGGTAAATGCCATCGCATTGATGGATCAAGCACATATATTTGCTGGCTGTAAAGATCAAGTATTTAGATTATATCCAATCAAAAGTGAAATTTTAGCAGAAACATTGAAGAACAAGATCAATAGAGATATTACACCAGAAGAATGGGATCGATATATTGGTGATGATCTTGATTACAGCCCAATTTTCGAACAGAGTAAATTTATTGATCAGTCCAGATGA